A stretch of Gemmatimonadota bacterium DNA encodes these proteins:
- a CDS encoding HIT family protein: MDNSEMCKTCEMTRQRRLGNAPLWDNVYQAGFWDVVHAYNSALPGWLVLVLHRHIESVDELTEQEAVELGILIRRVSLSLKRVLGCMKTYVIQFSEARLHPHVHFHIVPRMADQPDDRRSARIMGYLGVSQEECISEERMIEICTEIRKVLLSLESRLGRAEDK, encoded by the coding sequence ATGGACAACAGCGAAATGTGCAAAACGTGCGAAATGACCCGGCAACGAAGGCTGGGCAATGCGCCTTTGTGGGACAACGTTTACCAGGCTGGCTTCTGGGACGTAGTGCATGCATACAATTCGGCTCTGCCAGGATGGCTTGTACTGGTTCTGCATCGACACATCGAGTCGGTTGACGAGTTAACCGAGCAGGAAGCTGTCGAATTAGGTATCCTGATACGCCGGGTATCTCTTTCTCTCAAGCGTGTTCTCGGATGTATGAAAACCTATGTGATCCAGTTCTCGGAAGCCAGACTACATCCACATGTGCATTTCCATATCGTTCCTCGCATGGCTGATCAGCCCGACGACCGGCGCAGTGCCAGAATCATGGGTTACCTGGGCGTCTCCCAGGAGGAATGCATAAGCGAGGAACGTATGATTGAGATCTGTACTGAGATCAGGAAGGTTCTGCTTTCTCTGGAATCCCGTTTGGGTAGGGCAGAGGATAAATGA
- a CDS encoding DUF402 domain-containing protein, whose translation MLNDQAVVFDFSVKNKQDDTHCRCYYFMKHWMSVLVTFDESLQLKPDSEFHFPFAFNCDITTPHYCSGRSLYTTDILLDIIVKPDGASYMIEDETQFYEAYENGMFGTNWYEGASKALEWWCTLLEKGAFIDYLNSVAPFPTKMSVNHEPLLIENDIDEIPFLNHPLHPRFG comes from the coding sequence TTGCTGAATGATCAGGCCGTCGTTTTCGATTTCTCGGTGAAAAACAAACAGGATGACACACATTGCCGCTGCTATTACTTCATGAAGCATTGGATGTCGGTACTTGTGACGTTCGATGAGTCGCTGCAATTGAAACCCGATTCCGAATTTCATTTCCCGTTTGCCTTTAACTGCGACATCACAACGCCGCATTACTGCAGTGGAAGATCACTCTACACGACGGACATTTTGCTGGACATCATAGTAAAACCGGACGGCGCCTCGTATATGATCGAAGATGAGACACAGTTTTATGAAGCATATGAAAACGGGATGTTTGGAACGAATTGGTATGAAGGCGCTTCGAAAGCACTTGAATGGTGGTGTACGTTGCTTGAGAAAGGGGCCTTCATTGATTACCTGAACTCCGTGGCGCCGTTCCCAACCAAAATGTCGGTGAATCACGAGCCTTTACTTATCGAGAACGACATAGATGAGATCCCGTTTCTGAACCACCCTCTGCATCCACGTTTTGGATAA
- a CDS encoding class I SAM-dependent methyltransferase, whose product MDSSEDYLGRWNDPAYARNYSKFTRDQQVDARKFIDQLEVDRNSIVVDLGCGEAKFLAAISPCIHTGIGIDASAHMLASARRSLTDLEIGNIELIHADFREFDVGFELADAVMSNYAIHHVPDVGKEEVFRRVHATLRSGGIFRLEDDSFNFPQEEFEERVPEIMTQWECHFGPEGWKFLKEKLAGDDFENTPYLDDLRRMIERSGLTVDNIVMHGLNGVEITARKP is encoded by the coding sequence ATGGACTCAAGCGAAGATTACCTGGGGCGCTGGAACGATCCCGCCTATGCCAGGAATTACTCCAAATTCACCAGGGATCAGCAAGTCGATGCCCGGAAGTTCATCGATCAGCTGGAGGTCGATCGCAACAGCATCGTGGTGGACCTGGGGTGTGGTGAGGCCAAGTTCCTGGCGGCAATCTCTCCATGTATTCACACGGGAATCGGTATTGATGCCTCCGCGCATATGCTCGCTTCTGCCAGGAGATCCCTGACAGATCTCGAAATCGGTAACATCGAGTTGATCCATGCGGATTTCAGGGAGTTTGACGTGGGTTTCGAATTGGCGGACGCCGTGATGTCCAACTACGCCATCCATCACGTGCCTGATGTCGGCAAGGAGGAAGTGTTTCGCCGCGTTCATGCTACCTTGCGATCAGGCGGTATCTTCCGGTTGGAGGATGATTCATTTAACTTCCCTCAAGAGGAGTTCGAGGAGCGCGTTCCGGAAATCATGACCCAGTGGGAGTGTCACTTCGGACCGGAGGGATGGAAGTTCTTGAAGGAAAAGTTGGCGGGAGACGACTTTGAAAACACCCCTTACCTCGACGATTTGAGACGAATGATCGAAAGATCGGGTCTAACGGTAGATAACATTGTAATGCATGGACTCAATGGTGTTGAGATAACGGCCAGAAAACCCTGA
- a CDS encoding adenine phosphoribosyltransferase, whose product MKWDYYRPHIDRRVPGNKVDLTPLCNDAEVRRNLILDLARPFRNVDLDKVASPESLGFILGSAVAQRLNRGFIPFRKGGELPIHRQHRSRISFVDYTNRKKSLEVNKDLIKPGERILIVDDVIDTGTQVKAMIKLIERLQGKVVGVSVLVADRSRKTERLIKTHNVHAIHMALVCE is encoded by the coding sequence ATGAAATGGGACTATTACCGTCCTCATATAGACCGGAGAGTTCCCGGCAACAAAGTAGACCTGACGCCCCTGTGTAACGATGCGGAAGTCCGCAGGAACCTGATTCTCGATCTCGCCCGTCCATTCCGCAACGTCGATCTGGACAAGGTAGCGAGTCCGGAATCACTGGGCTTCATCCTGGGAAGCGCGGTAGCCCAGCGGCTGAACCGGGGCTTCATTCCATTCCGTAAAGGGGGAGAGCTTCCCATCCATCGTCAGCACCGGTCGAGGATCTCTTTTGTAGACTACACGAACAGAAAGAAGTCCCTGGAGGTGAATAAAGACCTGATAAAACCCGGCGAACGCATTCTGATCGTGGATGATGTGATCGACACCGGCACCCAGGTAAAGGCCATGATCAAGTTGATCGAACGTCTACAGGGTAAAGTCGTCGGTGTTTCGGTGCTGGTTGCGGACCGGAGCAGGAAGACCGAACGTCTGATTAAGACGCACAACGTGCACGCCATTCATATGGCGCTGGTGTGTGAGTAA
- a CDS encoding LD-carboxypeptidase — translation MELTKPNALSEGSRIGLVSPARAIPLPHMEESITAAQNLGYELVVGKYAREKVGYFAGTHEQRSADLMAMFQDVTIEAIWCIHSGIGAERLFPWLDFGIIRQHPKLLVGHSNICQLHFMLHKHAFPWSICFQSLSVFRQQKPEEMKRAMRCFNKIVRGHGRPWDFPLEDLNPPVESLVSGRIRAPITGGGEINLTLGTPWEVDFEGKIVVLDLSHRNMLWSGFLTQLNYANKLREAAGFIIVAQTHLGEVPEWGNVMETGLVNDKQTLRSYLDEFITPLNKPTLMNVPMEHSKGAFPIPYGAEVELNADEKRITVLEDIVQRSS, via the coding sequence GTGGAATTAACCAAACCCAACGCTCTGTCAGAAGGTTCGAGAATCGGACTCGTTTCGCCTGCACGGGCAATACCCCTTCCGCACATGGAGGAGAGCATCACTGCCGCACAAAATCTGGGATACGAGCTTGTTGTCGGCAAATACGCTCGCGAAAAGGTGGGGTATTTCGCGGGAACTCACGAACAACGTTCCGCCGATCTCATGGCCATGTTCCAGGACGTCACGATCGAGGCGATCTGGTGCATTCACAGTGGCATAGGGGCTGAGCGGCTGTTCCCCTGGCTGGATTTCGGGATAATAAGGCAGCACCCAAAGCTACTCGTTGGTCACAGTAATATCTGCCAACTACATTTCATGCTTCACAAACATGCCTTTCCGTGGAGCATATGCTTTCAAAGTCTCTCCGTTTTCCGCCAGCAAAAACCAGAAGAGATGAAACGGGCTATGAGATGTTTCAATAAAATCGTTCGAGGCCATGGCCGTCCGTGGGATTTTCCACTTGAGGATCTGAACCCACCAGTAGAGTCACTCGTGTCGGGCCGAATACGGGCTCCGATTACTGGAGGTGGTGAAATCAATCTCACGCTGGGGACACCCTGGGAGGTCGATTTTGAAGGGAAAATCGTCGTACTGGATCTGTCCCACAGGAACATGTTGTGGTCCGGGTTTCTCACACAGTTAAATTATGCGAATAAGCTCAGAGAGGCCGCGGGGTTTATCATCGTGGCTCAAACTCATCTGGGAGAGGTGCCCGAGTGGGGTAACGTAATGGAAACAGGTTTGGTAAACGACAAACAGACCTTGAGAAGCTACCTGGACGAGTTTATAACCCCATTGAACAAGCCCACGCTCATGAATGTGCCTATGGAACACTCGAAGGGGGCCTTTCCGATACCATACGGGGCCGAGGTTGAACTGAACGCTGACGAGAAGCGCATCACGGTGCTTGAAGACATCGTTCAGCGCAGCTCCTGA